One genomic region from Bacteroidetes Order II. bacterium encodes:
- a CDS encoding DUF445 family protein, with the protein MEPTPFVPQPSDEEKRRQLIYMKRIATGLLGVSAIVFIIAHQQSGFWWGLIRAISEASMVGGLADWFAVTALFRHPMGIPIPHTAIISKNKDRIGAALGNFVYKHFLTPELIKTKLTNLNLGEKIGEWLANPEKTRTVLEALTTGITNLLDRLNDDDIRTFIRQNISDELLKTDLAPRLGRMIDGLMDSDRFRDLLDFLLLNTAQGLDRNKEKIEQWMDDNLNWVQRTFLKQVIRRTPGELLHILDDPEHRFRKLVYAGVQDMADNLQENPEWHLKLTDIKQQILQREEVRAYLGDIWTTLKTRIQTDLTDGNSQIKFRLQQGAASLGEAMLRDEAVRNAINRNVEQIITEIVTTRGSEVAVFISDTVRKWDAQTMVDRVEINIGRDLQFVRINGTIVGGLVGALLYLITRLF; encoded by the coding sequence ATGGAACCCACACCCTTTGTCCCGCAACCTTCGGATGAAGAAAAGCGGCGTCAACTTATTTACATGAAACGTATTGCCACCGGACTGTTAGGCGTGTCGGCAATCGTTTTTATAATAGCCCATCAACAAAGTGGCTTTTGGTGGGGATTGATTCGTGCGATTTCTGAAGCCTCGATGGTGGGAGGTCTCGCGGATTGGTTTGCGGTTACTGCGCTCTTCCGTCATCCGATGGGCATTCCCATTCCCCATACAGCCATCATTTCTAAGAATAAAGACCGGATTGGCGCTGCACTCGGAAACTTTGTTTATAAACATTTTCTGACACCGGAACTCATCAAAACCAAGCTCACAAACCTTAACCTTGGCGAGAAGATTGGAGAATGGTTGGCAAATCCCGAAAAAACGAGAACAGTACTGGAGGCCCTTACTACAGGTATTACCAACCTCCTCGACCGCTTGAACGACGATGACATCCGCACTTTTATCCGCCAAAACATCTCGGACGAACTGCTTAAGACCGATCTTGCCCCACGGTTAGGACGTATGATAGATGGCTTGATGGATTCCGACCGCTTCAGGGACCTTTTAGACTTTCTTTTATTGAATACGGCGCAAGGCTTAGACCGGAACAAAGAAAAAATTGAACAATGGATGGACGATAACCTGAATTGGGTACAGCGTACCTTCCTCAAACAAGTGATCCGGCGTACACCTGGCGAATTGCTGCACATATTAGATGATCCCGAACACCGCTTCCGAAAACTGGTTTATGCGGGCGTACAGGACATGGCCGATAACTTGCAAGAAAACCCCGAATGGCACTTAAAATTGACCGACATTAAACAGCAAATCCTGCAACGCGAGGAAGTACGTGCATACTTGGGCGATATCTGGACCACCCTAAAAACACGCATCCAAACGGATTTAACAGATGGCAATTCTCAGATCAAGTTTCGCCTACAGCAAGGTGCAGCCAGCCTGGGCGAGGCCATGTTGCGGGACGAAGCCGTCCGAAATGCCATCAACCGAAATGTAGAGCAAATCATCACCGAAATTGTCACCACACGTGGTTCTGAAGTGGCTGTTTTCATCAGCGATACCGTCCGGAAATGGGATGCCCAAACAATGGTTGACCGGGTAGAGATCAACATCGGGCGCGATTTACAATTCGTTCGGATTAATGGCACGATCGTGGGTGGCCTGGTTGGCGCGTTGCTTTACCTCATCACCCGATTATTTTAA